AAATATTAAGGGATATTTCAGCCATTCTGCCTTTTGGCAGTGCAATCGTAATATATTCCATGTTAATCACCTATCTCTATTATTTTATCATATTTTTCTCTGCTGAAAGTTTCGTTGTTCTTTTCGCTTAATTCTACAATATTTCCCTCGTCCCTAAGGCTTAAGGCATATTTATATGCTTTTTCTCTACTGCCTTTTGAATAAACAATAGATATCCTGCATGGCTCATTATCGAACCTTACCCCTTGCTTTTGAAGCGCCAGCATTACCCTTTCAACGCTTATGGCAAATCCTGTCGCCGGCATATCCTTCCCGAAATTTTTTAAGAGATTGTCGTATCTGCCGCCTGCACATATCGCATAACCAATCCCTTTAACAAAACATCTGAATATAAGCCCCGTATAATAATTTATCCTCTGCACCATACCGAGGTCAAACATTATATAATCATCCATACCATAATCTTTTAAAATCTCATATACATTTTCAAGATATTTAAGGGCTTTTAGAGTCTTTTCTGTTTTATATATCTCTTTCGCTTTTTCAATAACATCATAACTGCCAAAAAGCAGCGGCAATTCACTAATTAACTTATAATTAGCACCTGTTATATGATTAACACAAAGAAATTCCTCTATGCCTGATTGATTTTTTTGTTCAAGCAGTTCTTTTAATCTATGACTTTTTAAACCATCAAGGTTCAGTCCCTCAAGGACAGCTTCAAAAAATTCCGCCTGTCCTATATCAACCTTAAAATCTTTTAATCCGATTTTTTTTAGAGATTCCACTGCAACGGAAATACATTCCGCATCAGAAATTTCACGATTTACTCCTATAAGTTCGATACCCGCCTGTGTAAATTCCCTCATCTTTCCCACTTGAGGGTCCTCATATCTATAAGCATTTGCAACATAACAAAACTTTAACGGAGATACACCTCCACATTTTGTTGCCGCTATTCTCGCAATCTGTGTTGTAACATCCGGTCTCAATGTCAGTATGTTCCCTTTTTTGTCAAAAAACCTATAAAGGTTATTTTCATCAAATAACTTAGTAGAACCTGTAAAGTTTTCATAAAACTCAAAAGTCGGCGGCATAACCTCTTTATATCCGCACTTTATAAAGGTATCCCTCAGTTTCTCTTCTATATGATGCTTTAATCTGTATTCATCAGGCATGAAATCTTGTACTCCATCTGGTAAATAATACATTGAAACACCTCACGTCTTACTTTATTATTGTAAAGCACTAAAGCATTGAATTCTATTGTAGTTATCTTATACTAAATTTTACAATATGTCAAGAAAAAAAATAAAGTTGTGTAATTATTCTGTGATAATGTCATATTGAATTTATTCTGATAAAATGTCATGTATGAGAGAGGAGATATTCAATATGACTCAAAAAGAAATAAGTCGTCTTAGAGTTATCAATCAGACTATTGATAAAATTATAACCGTAAGAGAAGCTGCTGAGCTTCTGGGCCTCAGTGAACGCCAAGTAATAAGGTTAAAAGGAGGGGTTTTAAAAGATGGTCCTGCGTTCATAATTCATAAAAATAGAGGTAGGAAGCCTAAGCATGCTCTCTCGGATGAAATCGGAACCAAAATTGTTGAGTTAAAACAAACAAAGTACCAAGAGGCTAATTTCATGCATTTTTCTGAGTTACTGGAAGAACATGAAAATATTAATGTGAGTTATTCTACAATATATAGGATATTGACTAAAGAGGGTATTAAAAGCCCTAAAAAACATCGTAAGCGTAAATCTCATCATCGAAGAAAGAGAAAGCCTCAAAAGGGAATGCTGGTTCAGATTGATGCTTCTCCACATGAATGGATCATAGGAGATAAATCATTTACTCTACATGGAGCTATAGATGACGCTACCGGTGAAATTCTTGCACTTTTTTTTGCTCCTAACGAGTGTATGGAAGGATATTTCGAAGTCATAAGACAAATCGTTAACAACCATGGTATCCCTATCAGTATATATTCTGACCGTCACACTATCTTTGTCTCTCCTAATAGCGGTAAACTATCTATAGAAGAACAATTAGAGGGAAAGACAGTTAATTTTACTCAGTTTGAAAGAGCTATGGGAGAGCTTGGAATCAACGTTATTAAGGCTAATTCTCCACAAGCTAAAGGCCGCATTGAAAAGCTATGGGATACGCTTCAAAGCAGGCTTCCTGTTGAGTTTAAGATTCATGGAATTGATACTATGAAAGCTGCTAATGCATTTTTATCGCAATTTATTGTCGCTTACAATGAAAAGTTTGGTGTCGAACCTGAAAATCCTGAACATGCTTTTAGAACGCTTGATTCTAATATTAACCTTGATTATATCTTATGCGTAAAGGAAGAGCGTACTATCATTGAAGGGTCTGTTTTTTCTTACAAGGGTAAGTATTATCAACTTATCAAGAATGGTAAAAAGGCTCCAGCTATGCCCAAAGCTAAACTTACTGTCTTAAGTAGTTCTAAAATAGGCGTAAAAGCTTTCTATGCTGATGTTATATATGATACTTTGCTTCTTGATGAACGTCCAAAAAAAGAATCTTTAAAGTTATCTAAAGAGAAAACTGTGAAACAAACTATAGTAAAGCCAAGTGCCGATCACCCATGGCGGCATGCACAAAAGAAGAAGCCCAATTACGCGTATGAAGAAACCGATCGTGAGATCGTTGAAATGCTTAATCAGCTTTTCAATTCTACGCGTGCATGGGCATAGAAAAATATTGTCATATATTATGATACTCGCTTTGATGGTATTTATCAAGGCTTAATTTCCTATGCCTTTTTTAAGGTTTCTCTTTTAAAGAGATGTATAGAATAAATTGCATGTTTTTATGTCTTTAGATTACAAGACATAATATTCTATACATAGTATATCTACAATTAACGCGTGCTTTGAAAGGCTCTTCGACAATTTTATATTATTATCAATTCAAAATCTTTTGCTACAATTTTACTTCGTTTTAAGAAAAATTTGTTACCATCACTGAAACATAAAAGCATATTTAAACATGACATTTTCACTGAATAAATTTGCTCTTTTTTAGGTGACATTTTCACAGACTATTGACAGAAAAAAAATAAAGTTGGTGTAATTATTCTAATATCACCAACAAAGTGGACATGACATTTGGGGACGTACCTTAATTGTCACATAATTAATATTTAACAAATATATCTCGCAATTCTTCATTTAAGGTCTCCCATGCATAAACAGAATATCCGTCGGCATTTACCGCACCATCAAGAGCTCCTTTCATTTCTGAAGCCGAGGGAAGCGGCAGCCCGTCACATAAAACACAACCCTGTAATACAACCTCTATATTTACACTCGAAGTTGCACTATTTTTAACCAATTTTATAGAATCACTTACAAACTTTCTTGTATCATCATATGTATAGTTAATATTTGAAGTATGCCAATAATCCATCAGTGCAATCGCATTAAAATACCTGCTCATTGCCGCATATGGATATTGAGGTCTTTGCTGCGGAGGATATGTGATTGCAATAAAAGGCATATTTGACGGTAACCCCTTTAATGCTTGATTAGCATAATCTTCAACCATTTTTGATGCTTTTGCCTGATCGGTTTCCGGTAATTCTTCGATATCTGCTGCTATTCCATCAAGGTGATAACCCTCAGGTGTAGTATAGTTTGCCACCTTATCCGTTAATTGGGCATCAGAGGAAATATCTTTAAAATCGGTATATATCCAGCCAATCACCTGTATACCGGCTCTATGTGCAGCAGGAAGCAATGTGTCTATCCAATTTTTATATTGATCCGGAAAACCCACTGTACTTGTTGCAACTTCAAGATAAATATGTGTGACACCTCCGCTTTTTAAGCGGCTTAAATCGGCTCCGTTTGGAAGGTTTGTATAAATACTGCACCAAATTCCCTTCCCTGCAAATGGTTTAACTTTATTTAGCGAATTATTAAGGCTTCGAGATGGTTCATTATTGTATACAGGATACGCTTCATTATACGGTGCTGTAAGCCATTCTGCAATCCAGCCTGTAACACCATCAGATGTTTTAACTTTATACCAATCTCCTGATTTTTTGTTTGCTGATAAAATATCTCCTCTTTTAACAACACTTAAAACATTATATCCTGTTCCGGCGCCGCTTCTAATATTAACAGCACCCGCATTGACTATTAATTTCAAAGAAACATCAGATACAACCGGATTTGTTTCCTTATTAATTGCCCTCTGAAGAATGACAACCGTTTCCGCCCTTGTTATGTCATTTTGCGGTTGAAATGTACCGTCAGAATACCCTGATATTAAACCATTTGTTGCTACGGCATCAACGGCGTTTTTTGCCCAATCCGATATTTTATTTGAATCCTTGAATTTATTGAGTGCATCATAATTTGTCGCTTGAGGCAATTTTAATAATCTTGATATAATTGACGCTGTTTCTTCTCTTG
This is a stretch of genomic DNA from Aceticella autotrophica. It encodes these proteins:
- a CDS encoding S-layer homology domain-containing protein, which translates into the protein MKSKKGVAFFILILVFFINGIPLAFAATNISFKDIKGHWAEKEICSFVSKGFVSGYEDNTFRPDNLITRAEFVALVNRSFGFKDEVKINFTDVKSSDWYYNDIQKGVAAGYISGYDNNMMKPDKFITREETASIISRLLKLPQATNYDALNKFKDSNKISDWAKNAVDAVATNGLISGYSDGTFQPQNDITRAETVVILQRAINKETNPVVSDVSLKLIVNAGAVNIRSGAGTGYNVLSVVKRGDILSANKKSGDWYKVKTSDGVTGWIAEWLTAPYNEAYPVYNNEPSRSLNNSLNKVKPFAGKGIWCSIYTNLPNGADLSRLKSGGVTHIYLEVATSTVGFPDQYKNWIDTLLPAAHRAGIQVIGWIYTDFKDISSDAQLTDKVANYTTPEGYHLDGIAADIEELPETDQAKASKMVEDYANQALKGLPSNMPFIAITYPPQQRPQYPYAAMSRYFNAIALMDYWHTSNINYTYDDTRKFVSDSIKLVKNSATSSVNIEVVLQGCVLCDGLPLPSASEMKGALDGAVNADGYSVYAWETLNEELRDIFVKY
- a CDS encoding ISNCY family transposase, with protein sequence MREEIFNMTQKEISRLRVINQTIDKIITVREAAELLGLSERQVIRLKGGVLKDGPAFIIHKNRGRKPKHALSDEIGTKIVELKQTKYQEANFMHFSELLEEHENINVSYSTIYRILTKEGIKSPKKHRKRKSHHRRKRKPQKGMLVQIDASPHEWIIGDKSFTLHGAIDDATGEILALFFAPNECMEGYFEVIRQIVNNHGIPISIYSDRHTIFVSPNSGKLSIEEQLEGKTVNFTQFERAMGELGINVIKANSPQAKGRIEKLWDTLQSRLPVEFKIHGIDTMKAANAFLSQFIVAYNEKFGVEPENPEHAFRTLDSNINLDYILCVKEERTIIEGSVFSYKGKYYQLIKNGKKAPAMPKAKLTVLSSSKIGVKAFYADVIYDTLLLDERPKKESLKLSKEKTVKQTIVKPSADHPWRHAQKKKPNYAYEETDREIVEMLNQLFNSTRAWA
- the hisZ gene encoding ATP phosphoribosyltransferase regulatory subunit; its protein translation is MYYLPDGVQDFMPDEYRLKHHIEEKLRDTFIKCGYKEVMPPTFEFYENFTGSTKLFDENNLYRFFDKKGNILTLRPDVTTQIARIAATKCGGVSPLKFCYVANAYRYEDPQVGKMREFTQAGIELIGVNREISDAECISVAVESLKKIGLKDFKVDIGQAEFFEAVLEGLNLDGLKSHRLKELLEQKNQSGIEEFLCVNHITGANYKLISELPLLFGSYDVIEKAKEIYKTEKTLKALKYLENVYEILKDYGMDDYIMFDLGMVQRINYYTGLIFRCFVKGIGYAICAGGRYDNLLKNFGKDMPATGFAISVERVMLALQKQGVRFDNEPCRISIVYSKGSREKAYKYALSLRDEGNIVELSEKNNETFSREKYDKIIEIGD